In Amblyraja radiata isolate CabotCenter1 chromosome 30, sAmbRad1.1.pri, whole genome shotgun sequence, a single window of DNA contains:
- the LOC116990096 gene encoding butyrophilin subfamily 3 member A1-like codes for MLQVSPDLVTVRCVKGRAITSVDRGVSEPILSVMGKPPLRDEEGITSGRCYWVVEVGSNSEWDLGVASNDAAKRARTTLRPEGGVWSIGCHQKVFRVNDANSKRISIHPATQEKIQMIGVYVDYGEGKVLFCDDSTGSHLHSFSDWTFKGGLLPFFNVSASGNALTICPVVHVA; via the coding sequence ATGCTCCAGGTATCACCTGACCTGGTCACAGTGCGCTGTGTTAAGGGGCGGGCGATCACTTCTGTAGACAGAGGGGTTTCGGAGCCCATCCTCTCAGTGATGGGGAAGCCACCTCTCAGAGATGAGGAAGGGATCACCTCTGGCCGGTGCTACTGGGTAGTGGAGGTGGGCAGCAACTCTGAATGGGACCTGGGAGTTGCCTCCAACGATGCGGCGAAGAGGGCCAGGACCACACTGAGACCCGAGGGAGGGGTCTGGTCCATCGGGTGCCACCAGAAGGTGTTCAGGGTCAACGACGCCAATTCCAAGCGGATCTCCATCCACCCAGCCACCCAGGAGAAGATCCAGATGATCGGCGTATATGTTGACTACGGCGAGGGCAAGGTCCTGTTCTGTGATGACAGCACTGGCTCTCACCTCCACTCCTTCAGCGATTGGACGTTCAAGGGGGGGCTCCTCCCCTTCTTCAACGTATCTGCTTCAGGGAACGCACTGACGATTTGTCCAGTTGTCCATGTTGCATGA